The proteins below are encoded in one region of Ferruginibacter lapsinanis:
- the polA gene encoding DNA polymerase I — protein MQKKLFLLDAFALVFRAYYALIRTPRVTSKGKNTNAQFGFTNTLVDLIKNQKPTHMAVCFDTSAATERHTDFADYKANRQETPEDISLAVPDIKRIIEALNIPVIAIDGYEADDVIGALAKQAEKAGYEVFMVTPDKDYGQLVTENIKIYKPPYQGNTHEILGPKEVCEKWDIENVSQVIDILGLMGDSVDNIPGIPGVGEKTAAKLLKEYGTLENILDNAANIKGKLGEKVAAGKELALMSKKLATIITDIPAAEFHEENFRIKEMNKEALKEVFGELEFRTLGKRLLGEEIGIATADNGQQAIEKAKAVPAQMDLFGNIIEAPAPTPSASNSSENESEEDHFAIEKNINNTPHEYILLNDENSIKQFIKLAAQSTEICFDTETTGIDANDAELVGLSFSLKPGEAYYVPCPANQADCIQLLNNFQQLFNNTAITWIGQNIKYDMLLLKWYGFELKGDIFDTMLAHYVIEPDGKRSMDALSEKYLGYETVHIDELIGKKGKNQGNMRDVEVEKIKDYAAEDADITLQLKNIFLPQLKTKEVEKVFYQVENPLVKVLTDMEFEGIRIDEKFLNDYSKELEKEAKVAEESVYAQAGVRFNLASPKQLGEVLFDKMQIDPKAKKTKTGQYATGEDVLLKLASKNKIVDDILAFREYTKLKSTYVDALPLMINKKTGRVHTSYAQAVAVTGRLSSNNPNLQNIPVRTERGREIRKAFIPRDENFVLLSADYSQIELRIVAAISGDVNMCEAFRTGKDIHTATAAKVFNVDEKEVTKEMRYKAKSVNFGIIYGQGAFGLAENLGITRAEAKEIIDNYKMQFPNIQKYMDDTINFARETGYVETLMGRKRWLKDINSANFTVRGFAERNAINSPIQGSAADMIKLAMIKIHAAFKQRNFKSKMLLQVHDELVFDAHKDEIEIIKPVILECMQTALKLPNDVPTDAEVGVGDNWLVAH, from the coding sequence ATGCAAAAAAAATTATTTCTGTTAGATGCATTTGCGCTTGTTTTTAGGGCCTACTATGCACTTATTCGTACACCACGTGTTACCAGCAAAGGCAAAAACACCAATGCACAATTTGGCTTTACCAATACATTAGTTGATCTGATTAAAAATCAAAAGCCTACACATATGGCTGTTTGTTTTGATACCAGCGCTGCCACCGAACGCCATACAGATTTTGCAGATTACAAAGCTAACAGACAAGAAACACCTGAAGATATTTCACTCGCCGTTCCTGATATCAAAAGGATCATAGAAGCATTAAACATTCCTGTAATTGCCATCGATGGTTACGAAGCCGATGATGTGATTGGCGCATTGGCAAAACAAGCAGAGAAGGCAGGCTACGAAGTTTTTATGGTTACCCCCGATAAAGATTATGGACAACTGGTAACAGAAAACATTAAAATTTACAAACCGCCTTACCAGGGCAATACACACGAAATACTTGGGCCAAAAGAGGTTTGTGAAAAATGGGATATTGAAAATGTTAGCCAGGTAATAGATATTTTAGGATTGATGGGTGATAGTGTTGATAATATCCCCGGCATTCCCGGTGTTGGCGAAAAAACGGCTGCTAAATTGTTGAAAGAGTATGGGACATTAGAAAATATTTTAGACAATGCTGCTAACATAAAAGGTAAACTCGGCGAAAAAGTTGCTGCCGGTAAAGAGCTGGCATTGATGAGTAAAAAGTTAGCTACCATCATCACCGATATTCCTGCAGCTGAATTTCATGAAGAAAATTTCAGGATAAAGGAAATGAATAAAGAGGCGCTGAAAGAAGTTTTCGGTGAACTGGAATTCAGAACATTAGGCAAAAGATTATTGGGTGAAGAAATTGGAATAGCTACGGCTGACAATGGGCAACAGGCAATAGAAAAAGCTAAAGCTGTGCCAGCTCAAATGGACCTGTTTGGAAACATAATTGAAGCACCTGCCCCAACACCATCTGCCAGTAATTCTTCTGAAAATGAATCAGAAGAAGATCACTTTGCTATAGAAAAAAATATCAACAATACTCCACACGAATATATTTTATTGAACGATGAAAATTCAATAAAACAATTCATAAAGCTGGCCGCTCAATCAACTGAAATTTGCTTTGACACCGAAACAACCGGCATAGATGCTAACGATGCAGAGTTGGTAGGATTAAGTTTTTCTCTTAAACCCGGCGAAGCATACTATGTTCCATGCCCTGCAAATCAGGCAGACTGCATTCAACTTTTAAACAACTTTCAACAACTGTTCAACAATACTGCAATAACATGGATAGGCCAAAATATCAAATATGATATGCTGCTATTGAAATGGTATGGCTTTGAATTGAAAGGAGACATTTTTGATACGATGCTGGCACATTACGTGATTGAACCTGATGGCAAAAGAAGTATGGATGCATTGAGTGAAAAATATTTAGGTTACGAAACCGTACACATCGACGAACTTATCGGAAAGAAAGGAAAGAATCAGGGTAATATGAGAGATGTGGAAGTTGAAAAGATAAAAGATTATGCCGCCGAGGATGCTGATATCACTTTACAATTAAAAAATATTTTTCTTCCCCAACTAAAAACAAAAGAAGTAGAAAAAGTTTTTTACCAGGTAGAGAACCCATTGGTGAAGGTTTTGACCGACATGGAGTTTGAGGGCATCCGAATTGATGAAAAATTTCTGAACGATTATAGCAAGGAACTCGAAAAAGAAGCGAAAGTTGCAGAAGAAAGCGTATACGCTCAGGCGGGAGTTCGTTTTAATTTGGCAAGCCCTAAACAATTAGGAGAAGTCTTATTTGATAAAATGCAAATTGATCCTAAAGCTAAAAAAACCAAAACCGGTCAATATGCAACAGGTGAAGATGTATTATTAAAATTGGCCAGCAAGAATAAAATTGTAGATGATATTTTAGCCTTCAGAGAATACACTAAATTAAAATCAACTTATGTAGATGCACTACCGTTGATGATCAATAAAAAAACCGGCAGGGTGCATACCAGTTACGCACAAGCTGTTGCTGTAACCGGCAGACTTAGCAGCAACAATCCTAATCTGCAAAATATTCCGGTACGAACTGAAAGAGGCAGAGAGATCAGAAAAGCATTTATACCAAGAGATGAAAATTTTGTTCTACTAAGTGCCGATTATTCTCAAATTGAATTACGCATCGTGGCGGCTATTAGTGGCGATGTAAATATGTGTGAAGCATTCAGAACCGGAAAAGATATTCATACCGCTACGGCTGCCAAAGTATTTAACGTAGATGAAAAAGAAGTGACCAAAGAAATGCGCTACAAAGCCAAAAGTGTAAACTTCGGCATCATCTATGGACAAGGCGCATTTGGCTTAGCAGAAAATTTAGGTATCACAAGAGCAGAAGCTAAAGAGATCATCGATAATTATAAAATGCAATTCCCCAACATCCAGAAATATATGGATGACACCATCAACTTCGCCAGGGAAACCGGCTATGTTGAAACTTTGATGGGACGTAAGCGTTGGTTGAAAGACATCAATTCTGCCAACTTTACCGTACGTGGTTTTGCAGAACGTAATGCTATCAACTCTCCTATTCAAGGCTCTGCAGCTGATATGATCAAGTTGGCCATGATAAAAATTCATGCAGCGTTCAAACAACGCAATTTTAAAAGCAAAATGCTATTGCAGGTACATGACGAATTAGTGTTTGATGCACATAAAGATGAAATAGAAATTATTAAGCCTGTTATTTTAGAATGTATGCAAACTGCATTAAAATTACCGAATGATGTTCCTACAGATGCCGAAGTAGGCGTCGGAGATAATTGGTTAGTTGCTCATTAA
- a CDS encoding esterase family protein, with translation MKREITGWFSPALHKDMPIVTYGDYGFALLMIPTAGADYLEYERFQMIDSLSHWINGGKVKVFSIDSVNNESWMNKDMLGEHKAIRHNQWNDYVIDEVIPFIKSKTSWDTPIITCGASFGALHSMNLFLKYPDFINGVIAMSGVYDLAYYTNGFWDEQVYYNSPMQYVPNITDHWYLEKIRESRHIHILSGRGNHEDPNAAASFAAELYDKGIHYELDIWGHDMHHDWPTWRDMLPHYINTRF, from the coding sequence ATGAAAAGAGAAATAACCGGTTGGTTCAGCCCTGCATTGCACAAGGATATGCCCATTGTTACCTATGGAGATTATGGCTTTGCGTTATTAATGATACCTACTGCAGGGGCAGACTATCTGGAATATGAACGTTTTCAAATGATCGACTCTTTATCGCACTGGATCAATGGCGGTAAAGTAAAAGTTTTTTCAATCGACAGTGTAAACAATGAAAGCTGGATGAATAAGGATATGCTGGGAGAACACAAAGCAATCCGTCACAACCAATGGAATGACTATGTCATTGATGAAGTAATTCCATTTATCAAAAGTAAAACATCCTGGGACACGCCTATCATTACCTGCGGAGCATCATTCGGCGCATTACACAGTATGAATTTGTTTTTAAAATATCCTGATTTCATCAATGGAGTAATTGCGATGAGTGGCGTGTATGACTTGGCTTACTATACCAATGGTTTTTGGGATGAACAGGTGTATTATAATTCTCCTATGCAATATGTTCCTAATATAACCGACCATTGGTATCTTGAAAAGATAAGAGAAAGTCGTCACATTCATATATTAAGTGGCAGAGGTAATCATGAAGACCCTAATGCTGCCGCTTCTTTTGCTGCCGAATTGTATGACAAAGGCATTCATTACGAACTGGATATCTGGGGACATGATATGCACCATGACTGGCCAACCTGGAGAGATATGTTACCGCATTATATCAACACCAGATTTTAG
- a CDS encoding ParA family protein has protein sequence MTTIALYNLKGGVGKTASCVNFAYLAAADGFKTLLWDIDPQGSSSFYYKAKPKVHPGIKKLITKDAHLENGILSTDFELLDVIPADNSAKSFDIMLEEMKGNKNRLKSVLKQLDKEYDFVFIDCPPGFSALSENIFNAADIVLMPVIPTTLSIRTYHMVKDYFKEKDLDGSKMMCFFTMADLRKTMHNEIMDELYKDKRFFQNYIPYLSDVEKMGIHKAPIMEFANSSYAAKCYRELWTEIKEGVL, from the coding sequence ATGACCACAATTGCTCTCTACAATCTTAAAGGCGGTGTTGGCAAAACTGCCAGTTGCGTAAACTTCGCTTATCTGGCGGCAGCCGATGGTTTTAAAACTTTATTGTGGGACATCGACCCACAAGGCTCCTCCTCTTTTTATTACAAAGCAAAACCTAAAGTGCACCCCGGCATCAAAAAATTAATCACTAAAGATGCTCATCTTGAAAACGGAATTCTTTCTACTGATTTTGAATTACTGGATGTCATACCTGCCGACAATTCTGCAAAAAGTTTTGATATCATGCTGGAAGAAATGAAGGGAAACAAGAACAGATTGAAGTCAGTATTAAAACAACTGGACAAAGAATATGATTTTGTATTTATTGATTGCCCTCCGGGATTTAGTGCTTTAAGTGAAAATATCTTCAATGCCGCTGATATTGTGTTAATGCCGGTTATTCCAACCACTTTATCTATCCGTACCTATCACATGGTAAAAGATTATTTCAAAGAAAAGGATTTAGATGGCAGTAAGATGATGTGCTTCTTTACCATGGCCGACCTGCGTAAAACTATGCACAATGAGATCATGGATGAATTATATAAAGACAAGCGATTCTTCCAAAACTATATTCCATATTTATCTGATGTAGAAAAAATGGGCATTCACAAAGCTCCTATTATGGAGTTTGCCAACAGTAGTTATGCGGCAAAATGTTACAGAGAACTGTGGACAGAGATCAAGGAAGGGGTGCTGTAG